A single window of Cyanobacterium sp. T60_A2020_053 DNA harbors:
- the hflX gene encoding GTPase HflX translates to MSIATIYGNIQGLKPNQLKQLQRLYQQRVTGDRLTTVELAERIASISTDIKQPLSVYLNRRGQVIRVGVGSPRQTQIPPLELPRYGDKRLSGIRCLTTSLKNQAPSEASLTAMVRQRLDALLVLTLTGQGVLRKGGGASGFIEDAYVAHLTPAENSVGYWEVSPPQELEMVAQQDFLELVDSLEEEFSREYVAQDVADLEERVLIVGLKTDHITPEQFSSGLRELERLVESAGGKVLTTVEQKRSQPHPQTVVGAGKVEEIALQVQTTGANVVVFDRDLSPSQSRNLEVQFGVKVVDRTEVILDIFAQRARTGAGKLQVELAQLEYMLPRLKGRGQAMSRLGGGIGTRGPGETKLETERRAIQKRITRLQKEVNQLQSHRARLRQQRQHEEIPTVAIVGYTNAGKSTLINALTNAQVYTADQLFATLDPTTRRLTITDTVTGAGNTILLTDTVGFIHELPPSLVDSFRATLEEVTEADALLHVVDLSHSDWVSHIESVHKIIGDMPLAPFHHLMVFNKIDQANIENLEMAKQEYPQGVFISATERIGFENLRRHLLNLSQPSLIL, encoded by the coding sequence ATGTCCATCGCAACAATCTACGGAAATATACAGGGATTAAAACCAAATCAATTAAAGCAATTACAAAGATTGTATCAACAGAGGGTTACGGGAGATCGTCTGACGACAGTAGAGTTAGCAGAAAGAATTGCCTCTATTAGCACTGACATCAAACAGCCTCTCTCTGTTTATTTGAATCGCCGTGGACAGGTGATTCGGGTGGGGGTGGGGTCTCCCCGTCAAACTCAAATACCGCCCCTAGAATTGCCTCGTTATGGGGATAAGAGGTTATCAGGCATTCGTTGTTTAACAACTTCTTTGAAAAATCAAGCGCCCTCCGAAGCCAGTTTAACCGCCATGGTGAGGCAAAGGTTAGATGCGTTGTTGGTGTTAACTTTAACGGGGCAGGGGGTATTGAGAAAAGGGGGGGGCGCTTCGGGATTTATTGAGGATGCTTATGTGGCGCACCTCACCCCAGCGGAAAATTCCGTTGGTTATTGGGAAGTATCTCCTCCTCAAGAGTTAGAAATGGTTGCCCAACAGGATTTTTTGGAGTTGGTGGATAGTTTAGAGGAGGAATTTAGTCGAGAATATGTCGCCCAAGACGTGGCGGATTTAGAAGAAAGGGTGTTAATTGTGGGGTTAAAAACTGACCATATCACTCCTGAGCAGTTTTCTTCCGGTTTACGGGAGTTGGAAAGGTTGGTAGAAAGTGCAGGGGGTAAGGTTTTAACTACCGTAGAACAAAAACGCAGTCAACCTCACCCGCAAACGGTGGTGGGCGCTGGTAAGGTGGAAGAAATTGCTTTACAAGTACAGACCACGGGCGCTAATGTAGTAGTATTTGACAGAGATTTATCCCCTTCTCAGTCCCGTAATTTGGAGGTGCAATTTGGGGTAAAGGTGGTAGATCGCACAGAGGTTATTTTAGATATTTTTGCGCAAAGGGCGCGCACGGGCGCTGGTAAGTTACAAGTGGAGTTGGCACAATTAGAGTATATGTTACCGCGCTTAAAAGGTCGAGGACAAGCCATGTCCAGATTAGGGGGCGGTATTGGCACAAGAGGACCCGGAGAAACTAAACTAGAAACGGAAAGACGGGCAATCCAAAAGCGTATTACCAGATTACAAAAAGAAGTTAATCAGTTACAAAGTCACCGCGCCCGTCTCCGTCAGCAAAGACAGCATGAGGAAATCCCCACCGTTGCCATCGTCGGTTACACTAACGCTGGTAAGTCCACCCTAATTAATGCTTTAACTAATGCCCAAGTTTACACGGCGGATCAGTTATTTGCAACTTTAGACCCCACTACGCGCCGATTAACCATTACTGACACGGTGACGGGCGCTGGTAACACGATTTTATTAACAGATACAGTGGGTTTTATCCATGAGTTACCCCCATCTTTAGTTGATTCATTTCGAGCAACCCTTGAGGAAGTAACTGAAGCTGATGCCTTGCTTCACGTGGTAGATTTATCTCATTCTGACTGGGTTAGTCACATTGAGTCAGTGCATAAAATTATTGGCGATATGCCTTTAGCACCTTTCCACCATTTGATGGTGTTCAATAAAATAGATCAAGCTAATATTGAAAATTTAGAAATGGCAAAACAGGAATATCCTCAAGGGGTATTTATTTCAGCAACGGAAAGAATCGGTTTTGAAAATTTGCGCCGTCATTTACTCAATTTATCACAACCATCACTAATTCTCTGA
- a CDS encoding response regulator has translation MELSLIDNDHKATILLVDDLKANLKLLTYILDAEGYQTSFAVSGKEALERLTMLHPDLILLDLMMPDLNGLEVCKTIKANPLWQNIPVIFLTASQEEHHLLEAFETGASDYVTKPFRKPELITRVKNQITIQRQQKEILRLRQRLGEIS, from the coding sequence ATGGAATTATCATTGATTGACAATGATCATAAAGCAACAATTTTATTGGTTGATGATCTCAAAGCCAATCTTAAACTGTTAACTTATATTTTAGATGCAGAAGGCTATCAAACCAGCTTTGCGGTGAGTGGCAAAGAAGCCCTAGAAAGATTAACTATGCTTCACCCAGACTTGATCCTACTTGATTTGATGATGCCAGACCTCAATGGTTTGGAAGTGTGTAAAACCATTAAAGCAAATCCCCTATGGCAAAATATTCCCGTGATTTTTCTCACAGCGAGTCAAGAAGAACATCATTTACTCGAAGCTTTTGAAACGGGAGCTTCTGACTATGTAACCAAGCCTTTTCGGAAACCAGAATTAATCACCAGAGTAAAAAATCAAATCACCATTCAAAGACAACAGAAAGAGATTTTAAGATTACGACAAAGACTAGGTGAAATCTCTTAG